ATTAAGAAGTGGAAGGGGGTACACATTGTGGACTTGCTTGACAAAATTAGGCAGTTCATAATGGAAAAGTTTGACTTGAGACAGCAGATTGCAGCTGGGACATACAATGGGCACATCATAATCCCAAAAATCGTGATTATGCTTCATGCAAAATCAAAAGACCTTGGTATGTCCATAGTGAAAAGAAGCACATTTGAGGCAGAGATTACTGCAATTGACAAGGAAAAAAGAGAGTGGAGATATCCTGTTAATTTGCAAACACATACTTGTAGTTGTAGAAAGTGGCAAATAACAGGACAACCATGCATACATGCATTGTACTTTATCACTTCAATGAGAGGTCCAGTTAGTGAGATTGACCAGTATGTTCATGAGTATTTCTTTGTGGAAAAATTCAAGGCTACTTATGCTGATAATCTGCCACTTCTGGAGGGCAAGCAACAATGGGATGTTATAGACCCAGTATTTAAACTGAGTGCTCCATTGCAAAATAGGCCACCTGGTAGACCTAGGAAGACAAGAATTAGGGCTAAATCAGAGGGAAAAGGACTTGGAGGAAGAAAGAATAAGTGTTCAAGATGTGGGAAGCTTGGGCACAAAGGCAGCCACTGCAAAGAGTCCATTGACCCTGCATTTGGAGAGGGAGAACATTGGGGTGCTGATAATGCCAATGATGAACCTCTGGCTAAAAATGATGAACCAACTGATGTTGCTACTGATGCAACAACTGCTACTAAGGAAACTATGGCAGATGGTGCTACTGATGATGTAAATGCAAATGCATGTGCTGGAGATGATGCAAATGCAGATGCAAGTGCTGAAGATGCTGCTAATGCAAATGCAACCGTTGGAGATGATGTAAGTGAAAGAAATGCAGGTGCTGGAGATGCTGCTAATGCAAATGCAACTTCTGCAGATGCAACAACTGACAGTAGTGCCGTCAGGTACTTTTTTGGTTTATTTTTGAAGTTATTTCCTAAATTCTTCAATGTTTGCTAACTGGCCTCTCCCATTTATTTGTGACTTTGCAGCCCAAGAAAGAACTACAAAAGACCAGCTGAGAGGGGACAGTCACCACATAAGAAGAAGTTCAAAATTGCAGAAGAGGAGATTATAGGTTCTGTCACTGGAAGCAATAATCCTACCAGTTCTTCTACTCCAAACAAGGCTGTGAGCAAAACTGTGAGCACCAGGAGGAGTTCTAGGCTCTCTTCAAACCCAGCTTGCAATACCAGGAGCAAGAAGAACAAGTAGATGTGGTAGTACTTGTAATGCTGTGAAAATTTGTTGTGGGTGTGAAAACTGTAAGGTCATGTAATAAAGTTGTTGTGGCACAATGCTGTGAACTCTCTTATGTCTCGATGTGATCATGTCCTATGTTTGGTCCAGTTGCTAGTGTGCCCATTTAATTGTCATTTTTGTCACATTACTACTGCACTGTCAAGTTTTGTCACATTACTACATTGCCAGAAAATGGAACACAATATACTCAAAATAGCAAACTCATTTCCAGTTAAAACATGTCACATTACACCAGATGAAACTCATTTCCAATGTGCTTTGGAACAAATACAACTAATTAAGATAGCTCACACAGCAATACATTACATTTCATTAAATACCATAATCCAGCTAGTATGGATTCTTAAACCACTCAGAACAAACTGATGCCAAAATGCTAATGCAAATTACTATGAGAAATCCCCATGTTTGCATAAGTTCATTTCTCTTCTTGATCTTCAACTTGAGTTTCTTGTTCTTCTCTGTTAAGTACATCAACCTCCTCTCCAAATGATGGGACTTTAGCCAGCTTTTCTCCAATCCAGCATGAAGTTCCACAAATGCACAAGCAACACAATCTGTGGGAGGGGGATCAATCCAAACTACCCAGTCGCATTCATCAGGGAGCTGCAGAATTAATCTTACATTATACAACAAAAAATTGGCAAATAATGACAGCAAAATGAGAGGACGGACAGAGCGGGAATGAGAGTTAATCTTACATCTAGGGGCAGCCTAAGAATCTTCTTCCCGTGCTTGCACCTCCCGAGGCGACGCGACGAGCTGGGATGAGACCGTGCCCTGCGCACCGCCGTGTCGTGCTCATCTCCAGCCCAGAGAATGACGGGTGGGGGAGGTAGAACTCAGATTGAAACTGAACAATCCCAACACCATCGACCTAAACGTAGGAAATCCCCAATCTGATGAACCCTAATTGGGACAGAAATCCCCCCAGATCGATCCACCGACGAGCCACACTTACCTCGCAAGCCACCGACGAGCTCGACGTGGACATGCCGCCGCCCTCCAAATCGACCCACCGTCGGCCTCTCAATCCTGCTGCGGTCGCTCTCTCCCCTCTCCAAATCGAGCCGTCGAGAGGTTGAAGAAGAATAGAGAGAGAGGTAAGAGAGGGCCCACATGTAAGAAAGAGGGGCAAATATGTCAAACTGACGGCAAGTTAGCGGTCAAACAGCCTTGACTGGACGGAAACGGAGCAGAGGGGCATTTCTATAAGTGGCACTGATGGCAgaggggcaaaactgagcataCCCGAAATCtaggggcaaaactgagtagtAGGTTTGAGTTAGGGGCAGAACTGGAATTGGCccaaagtataattagcaagcatggtggaaatttcagctttcggtatcttccttttatttgtagcaatatctttcatgtacttagcgtaaggattcattttaagcataccagtcaaacgcatacgtaaaaagataggtctaatcatttcagcaaagcgctcaaaatcctcatcatcctttttcttggatggtttaggaggaaaaggcatgggtttttgaacccatggttctctttctttaccgtgcttcctagcaacaaagtctatcttatcataacgttgattctttgtttgtgggttatcaagatcaacagcaggttcaatctctacatcattgttattgctaggttgagcatcaacatgaacatcatcattaatattatcactaggttcatgttcatcaccagattttgtttcatcatccaaaatagaaatatcattgggattctcatgtctgtcaacaacaggttccctagaagcatgcaaagtcctatcttttttctttttcttctttttagaaggactaggtgaatcaacattagttctctgagaatcttgctcaattctcttagggtggccctcatgatacaaaggttcctgggtcattttagcccctctagtcataactctaacagcattatcattcttcttattatttaattcattgagcaaatcattctgagctttaagcacttgttctacttgagtggtaaccatagacgcatgtttactaatgagtttaagttcacctttaactctagacatatgatcactcaagtgttcaatcatataagcatcacgtttcaattgtctaccaacataagcattgaagttttcttgtttaacaataaagtcatcaaactcatccaagcattggctagcaaacttagtagacgTGATTTCACTTTATCATATCTATGGAGaaaatttacctttactacctatgtcaggttatcaagaccatgtatttcttcgataggtggtaaattcttaacatcttcagctttaatacctttttctttcatagatttctttgcctcttgcatatctttaggactgagaaatagaataccccttttcttcagagttggcttaggagttggttcaggaagtgtccaattattttcattagtcaacatattattcaatagcaattcagcttgatcaacagttctttccctgaaaacacaaccaacacaactatccaggtggtctctggaagcatcggttagtccattataaaatatatcaagtatttcatttttcttgagaggatgatcagccaaagcattaagtaattggagaagcctccccaagcttgtgggagactctcttcttcaatttgcacaaaattgtatgtatcccttaaagcagcttgtttcttatgagcagggaaatatttagcagagaagaaaaatcatatcctagggactacgcacacaaccaggatcaagagaattaaaccatgtcttagcatcaccctttaatgagaacggaaataatttaaggatatagtagtagcgagttttcttatcattagtgaacagggtggctatatcatttaatttagtaagatgtgccacaacagtttcagattcatagcgaTAAAACGGATCAGATTCAACCatagtaattatctcaggatcgatagagaaatcataatccttatcagtgataaagataggtgaagtagcaaaagcagtgtcatatttcattctagcattcagagatttttctttcagcttaactaatagtttcttaagatcacttctatcattgcaagcaagaaagtctctagcagtttcttcatccataacataaccctcaggcacaacaggcaattcatatctagggggagaatcttcatcatccctttcatcaatattatcagtttcaataatttcattctctctagccctagcaagttgttcatcaagaaattcacctagtggcacagtactATCAAGATTacaagtagtttcatcataagtatcatgcaaagcagaagtggaatcatcaataacatgtgacatatcagaattaatagcagaagcaggtttaggtgtcgtaagtttactcaaaacagaaggtgaatcaagtgcagagctagatggcagttccttacctcccctcgtagttgagggataaattttggttttctcttctttcaagttcctcatagtggccagcagatataaatcccaagtgactcaaagaatagagctatgctcccaggcaacggcgccagaaaatagtcttgataacccacaagtataagggatcgcaatagttttcgagggtagagtattcaacccaaatttattgattcaacacaaggggagccaaagaatattctcaagtattagaagttgagttgtcaattcaaccacacctggataacttaatatctgcagcaaagtatttagtaccAAACTAGTATGGAAGTAACATTAACAGTGGCAAAGATAACAATAGCAatattgtagtgattgtaacagtggcaacggtaaagtaactaagcaaagagcaatatgtgaaaagctcgtaggcattggatcggtgatggataattatgtcggatgcaattattcatgcaacagttataacatagggtgacacaaaactagctccaattcatcaatgtaatgtaggcatgtattccgaatatagtcatacgtgcttatggaaaagaactttgcatgacatcttttgtcctaccctcccgtgttagcggggtcctattggaaactaagggatattaaggcctccttttaatagagtaccggaccaaagcattaacacttagtgaatacatgaactcctcaaactacagtcatcaccagtaagtatcccgattattgtcacttcggggttaacggatcataacacataataggtgactatagacttgcaagataggatcaagaactcacatatattcatgaagacataataggttcagatttgaaatcatggcactcgggccctagtgacaagcattaagcatagcaaagtcatagcaacatcaatctcagaacataatgtatactagggatcaaacactaacaaaactaactcgattacatgataaatctcatccaacccatcaccgtccagcaagcctatgatggaattactcacgcacggtggtgagcatcatgaaattggtgatggaggaaggttgatgatgacgacggtgatgcattcccctctccggagccccgaacggactccagatcagccctcccgagagagattagggcttggcggcggctccttatcgtaaacgcgatgaatccttctctctgatttttttctccccgaacgtgaatatatagagttggagttgaggtcggtggagcaccagggggcccaagAGGCAGGTGGGCATGCTAGGGGcgtaggcgtgccccccaccctcgtggacagggtgtgggccccctggcctttattctttcgccagtattttttattatttccaaaaatattctccgtgaagtttcaggtcattccgagaacttttatttctggacaaaaataacaccatggcaattctgccgaaaacagcgtcagtccgggttagttccattcaaatcatgcaagttagagtccaaaacaagggaaaaagtgtttggaaaagtagatacgacggagacgtatcaactcccccaagcttaaacctttgcttgtcctcaagcaattcaattgataaactgaaagtgataaagaaaaacttttacaaactctatttgctcttgttgttgtaaatatgtaaagccagcattcaagttttcagcaaagattatgagctaaccacattcacaataacatttaggtctcacatttactcatatcaatggcataatcaactagcgagcaataataataaatctcggatgacaacactttctcaaaaccgtcataatatgatataacaagatggtatcttgctagccctttctgagaccacaaaacgtaaatgcagagcacctttgaagatcaaggactgactaaacattgtaattcatggtaaaagagatccagtcatagtcatactcaacataaattaataataatggatgcaaatgacagcggtgctctccagctggtgctttttaataagaggatgatgactcaacataaaggtaaatagataagcccttcgtagagggaagcagggatttgtagaggttccagagctcgatttttgaaatagagataaataatattttgagcggcatactttcattgtcaacataacaaccgagagatctcgatatcttccatgctacacacattataggcggttcccaaacagaatggtaaagtttatactcccccaccaccaacaagcacactccatggctggtccgaaacaatgggtacagtccaactaacaacaatcctgggggagatttgtttgcaattatttttatttgatttgcttaaagcatgggactgggcatcccggtgaccagccattttctcgtgaatgaggagcagagtccactcctcttgagaataacccgcctagaatggaagatacagacagccctagttaatacatgatctattcgaggatacaaaacagaatttcatttgaaggtttagagtttggcacatacaaatttacttggaacggcaggtagataccgcatataggaaggtatgatggactcatatggaataactttggggtttatggaagtggatgcacaagcagtattcccgcttagtacaagtgaaggctagaaaaagactgggaagcgaccaactagagagcgacaacagtcatgaacatgcattaaaattaataaacattgagtgcaagcatgagtaggatataatccaccgtgaacataaatatcgtggaggctatgttgattttgtttcaactacatgcatgaacatgtgccaagtcaagtcacttgaatcattcaaaggaggataccaccctatcataccacatcacaactattttaatagcatgttggcacacaaggtaaaccaaTATAAACTCCttgctaattaagcatggcataagcaactataatctctaattgtcattgcaaacatgttcattcataataggctgaatcaggaatgatgaactaatcatatttacaaaaacaagagaggtcgagttcataccagcttctcttatctcaatcaatttatcatatatcgtcattattgcctttcacttgcacgaccgtacggtgtgtataataataatagtgcacatgcattggactaagctggaatctgcaggcattcaattcaagggagaagacaaggtaatatgggctctcatttaaatcaacaataatgcatataagagccacttcaacattttaattatggtcttctcctatcgacacccaaagaaaagaaaataaataaaactatttacacgggaaagctcccaacaagcaaaagaagaacgataaatctttttgtgttttcttttaattattactactaccagcatggaaagtaaactagctaaaggcTACAACTAAttattttggtttttcttaaggtttttcaaacacgcaagaagaaaaaaagaaaagaaaattaactagcatggatagtacaatgaaaaagtatgagcaccgacaactagcaatgagtgtgtgaacatgaatgtaatgtcggtgagaaatacgtactcccccaagcttaggcttttggcctaagttggtctatgcccatggatcaaagttgtagttggggtcgtactgagaaggaGCCTCGAGATGCCACTGATTGgcaatctcctccggatcccactgataaacagactgatGGTGAGGATCAGGTTGTGGCTCCGGCTCTAGCTCTGTAACTGGTGTGGGGTTCTGGTAGGCATGAAATGCCTCCGGCTGAAGAAGATACTTGCCTGAAGATAAGTTAaacaaagaaggagcaggcaaagtaatagtctcagggtgatttttatcaaataccAGTCTGTAGCTAAGCATATATttcttatttttaacaataaagtcatgtgttaccatactcttatagtctagaaaaacagaaggaaacaacttttcttctttctcataatgcctaattgGTATGTTAAActgtgcagcgaggcgcgaggcgaagatacctcccaagatgggacCTTTAGTACGGTTTAGATTTAACCACTTGgaaacaatagcgcccatactaaaagTGTTATCACggaacaaggcatggcacaaaataataatatcaggggcactaaggttaacacagtttccgcgaccaattaagcatctactagcaaatattgcaaagtaacgtagaacaggaaagtgtatgctagtaattctcgcatcggaaaccttcctcgtttcccgTACAGCAATTatatcaataaacccttccacatcgTTATGATGTCGTTCCTCTACGCTGCCCGTAAAGGGCAACTCGCAAACCGCACAAAAATCATAGAGggacat
The Aegilops tauschii subsp. strangulata cultivar AL8/78 chromosome 3, Aet v6.0, whole genome shotgun sequence genome window above contains:
- the LOC141042849 gene encoding uncharacterized protein, which encodes MASYMRGVTALDCRNALATFSIKSQSEYVVDKSDPTRLTVHCAYKRCRWRMHASLMRNSSLFQVKVNQSAHTCPSVSRRQRLKSAKCRWVADAVKHWVLEDSEVGVTELKKNLKKKYGLQVAYMRVFYGKQMALDNIYGNWTDSFQLLYTYKAEVEKASPGSVVNIDKHTVEYKIAGKTRQKECFRGVFVSFKACWQGFLDGCRPYLAVDGTALNGRYKGQLLSACAVDACNWIFPVAVGVVESENTDSWTWFFQNLKELIGHPPRLVIHTDACKGLETAVEDVFTGVEHRECMRHLAANFSKKFRGKFFDDNLWPCSLTYSMKKHNYHLRQLYSKPGVQEYLEEHHSKLWARALFNEICKVDYVNNNLAESFNSKIKKWKGVHIVDLLDKIRQFIMEKFDLRQQIAAGTYNGHIIIPKIVIMLHAKSKDLGMSIVKRSTFEAEITAIDKEKREWRYPVNLQTHTCSCRKWQITGQPCIHALYFITSMRGPVSEIDQYVHEYFFVEKFKATYADNLPLLEGKQQWDVIDPVFKLSAPLQNRPPGRPRKTRIRAKSEGKGLGGRKNKCSRCGKLGHKGSHCKESIDPAFGEGEHWGADNANDEPLAKNDEPTDVATDATTATKETMADGATDDVNANACAGDDANADASAEDAANANATVGDDVSERNAGAGDAANANATSADATTDSSAVSPRKNYKRPAERGQSPHKKKFKIAEEEIIGSVTGSNNPTSSSTPNKAVSKTVSTRRSSRLSSNPACNTRSKKNK